One genomic segment of Entelurus aequoreus isolate RoL-2023_Sb linkage group LG25, RoL_Eaeq_v1.1, whole genome shotgun sequence includes these proteins:
- the cldnk gene encoding claudin k: MATTGMQLLGLIMSILGWVAGAVVVAVPLWRVTAFIGNNIVTAQIIWEGLWMNCIVQSTGQIQCKVYDSLLALPSDMQAARGLTVLSILLCGVALALGVLGVKCTKCIGINSLKARIARISGILFAIAGFLFLVPVCWTAHSIIRDFYDPHVAAPHKRELGPGLYIGWGASGLLLIGGSLLYAGSSPPGMPGSPTFSSGESSPRRAPASQVKGYV; encoded by the coding sequence ATGGCAACCACGGGAATGCAGCTGCTGGGCCTCATCATGTCCATCCTGGGCTGGGTGGCCGGGGCGGTCGTGGTCGCCGTGCCGCTGTGGCGAGTCACCGCCTTCATCGGCAACAACATTGTGACGGCGCAGATCATCTGGGAAGGCCTGTGGATGAATTGCATTGTGCAGAGTACGGGTCAGATCCAGTGTAAAGTCTACGACAGCTTGCTGGCGCTGCCCAGCGACATGCAGGCCGCCCGGGGGCTCACCGTGCTCTCCATCCTGCTGTGTGGCGTGGCGCTGGCCCTGGGGGTCCTGGGGGTGAAGTGCACCAAATGCATCGGCATTAATAGTCTCAAGGCCCGCATCGCCCGTATTTCCGGCATCCTTTTCGCCATTGCCGGGTTCCTCTTCCTGGTGCCCGTCTGCTGGACGGCCCATTCCATCATCAGGGATTTCTATGACCCGCACGTGGCCGCCCCGCACAAGCGCGAGCTGGGCCCGGGACTCTACATCGGCTGGGGGGCCTCGGGGCTCTTACTGATCGGGGGGTCCCTGCTCTACGCGGGCTCGAGTCCACCCGGGATGCCGGGTTCTCCCACTTTCAGCAGCGGGGAGAGTAGTCCTCGCAGGGCACCGGCCTCACAGGTCAAAGGTTACGTCTAA